From Cellulophaga lytica DSM 7489, a single genomic window includes:
- a CDS encoding ATP-dependent Clp protease ATP-binding subunit has translation MDDNFSPRVKDVIAYSKEEALRLGHDFIGTEHLMLGLLRDGNGKAINILDALEVDLDHLRRKVEILSPANPSSDNLQKDKKNLHLTRQAERALKTTFLEAKLFQSSSINTAHLLLCILRNENDPTTKLLHKLKVDYDNVKSEFKTIITKDEDYIDSPRAESFPGDADSDNDEKENFGGGATAGPKSNKKSKTPVLDNFGRDLTKMAEENKLDPVVGREKEIERVSQILSRRKKNNPLLIGEPGVGKSAIAEGLALRIINKKVSRILYNKRVVTLDLASLVAGTKYRGQFEERMKAVMNELEKNDDIILFIDEIHTIVGAGGATGSLDASNMFKPALARGEIQCIGATTLDEYRQYIEKDGALERRFQKVIVEPTSVDETIEILQNIKGKYEEHHNVNYTDEALVACVKLTNRYMTDRFLPDKAIDALDEAGSRVHIVNMDVPKQILELEKQLEDVRELKNTVVKKQRYEEAAKLRDDEKRIEKDLALAQEKWEEESKLHRETVTEENVADVVSMMSGIPVNRIAQTEINKLAELPSLIKGNVIGQDDAVAKVSKAIQRNRAGLKDPNKPIGSFIFLGQTGVGKTQLAKVLAKELFDSEDALIRIDMSEYMEKFAISRLVGAPPGYVGYEEGGQLTEKVRRKPYSVVLLDEVEKAHPDVFNMMLQVLDDGFLTDSLGRKIDFRNTIIIMTSNIGARQLKDFGQGVGFGTSAKKAQADEHQKSVIENALKKAFAPEFLNRIDDVIVFNPLERADIHKIIDIELSKLYARIKDIGYNLTLSEKAKDYIADKGFDKQYGARPLKRAIQKYIEDALAEEIVNSKLEEGDSIFMDLNDEKNELTIKIKKEGKASEA, from the coding sequence ATGGATGACAATTTTTCACCTAGAGTAAAAGATGTAATTGCGTACAGCAAGGAGGAGGCATTAAGACTTGGACACGATTTTATTGGTACCGAGCACTTAATGCTTGGCTTATTACGAGACGGAAACGGAAAAGCAATTAATATATTAGATGCATTAGAGGTAGATTTAGATCATTTGCGACGCAAGGTGGAAATACTTAGCCCAGCAAATCCTAGCTCTGACAATTTGCAAAAAGATAAAAAAAACTTGCACTTAACAAGGCAAGCAGAACGCGCATTAAAAACAACATTTTTAGAAGCTAAACTTTTTCAAAGCTCTTCTATTAATACAGCGCATTTATTACTATGTATTTTGAGAAACGAAAACGACCCTACTACTAAGCTTTTACACAAACTAAAAGTAGATTACGATAATGTAAAAAGTGAATTTAAAACCATTATTACTAAAGATGAAGACTATATAGATTCTCCAAGAGCAGAGTCTTTCCCTGGTGATGCAGATAGTGATAATGATGAAAAAGAAAACTTTGGTGGAGGTGCTACAGCTGGACCAAAATCTAACAAAAAATCTAAAACACCAGTTTTAGACAATTTTGGTAGAGACTTAACCAAAATGGCAGAGGAAAACAAATTAGACCCTGTTGTTGGTAGAGAAAAAGAAATAGAGCGTGTATCTCAAATATTATCTCGTCGTAAAAAAAATAACCCACTTTTAATTGGTGAACCTGGTGTGGGTAAAAGCGCCATTGCAGAAGGTTTAGCATTACGTATCATTAACAAAAAGGTTTCTAGAATTTTATACAACAAACGCGTTGTTACACTAGATTTAGCCTCTTTAGTTGCTGGCACAAAATATCGTGGACAGTTTGAAGAACGTATGAAAGCTGTTATGAATGAGCTAGAAAAGAATGATGATATTATTCTTTTTATTGACGAAATACATACTATTGTTGGTGCTGGTGGTGCTACAGGAAGCTTAGATGCTTCTAATATGTTTAAACCTGCATTAGCCCGTGGAGAAATACAATGTATTGGCGCCACAACATTAGATGAATACAGACAGTATATAGAAAAAGATGGTGCTTTAGAACGTCGTTTTCAAAAAGTAATTGTAGAGCCTACTTCTGTAGACGAAACAATAGAAATTTTGCAAAACATTAAGGGCAAGTATGAGGAACACCACAATGTAAATTATACAGATGAAGCTTTAGTTGCTTGTGTAAAATTAACGAACCGTTATATGACAGATCGTTTTTTACCAGACAAGGCTATTGACGCGCTAGATGAAGCTGGCTCTAGAGTACACATAGTTAATATGGATGTACCTAAACAAATTTTAGAGTTAGAAAAACAACTAGAAGATGTTAGAGAACTAAAAAATACCGTTGTTAAAAAACAACGTTATGAAGAGGCTGCTAAGCTTAGAGATGATGAAAAAAGAATTGAAAAAGATTTAGCTCTTGCTCAAGAAAAATGGGAAGAAGAAAGCAAATTACATAGAGAAACAGTTACAGAAGAAAATGTAGCAGATGTAGTTTCAATGATGAGTGGTATTCCTGTAAACAGAATTGCGCAAACTGAAATTAATAAATTAGCAGAATTACCAAGCTTAATTAAAGGCAACGTAATTGGTCAAGATGATGCTGTTGCAAAGGTATCTAAAGCCATACAACGTAACAGAGCCGGACTTAAAGATCCTAACAAGCCAATTGGGTCGTTTATATTTTTAGGCCAAACCGGTGTTGGTAAAACACAATTAGCAAAAGTACTTGCTAAAGAATTATTTGACTCTGAAGATGCACTTATACGTATTGATATGAGTGAGTATATGGAGAAATTTGCAATCTCTAGATTAGTTGGTGCGCCTCCAGGATACGTTGGTTATGAAGAAGGCGGACAATTAACTGAAAAAGTACGCAGAAAACCTTATTCTGTTGTTTTATTAGACGAGGTAGAAAAAGCACATCCAGATGTGTTTAATATGATGCTTCAGGTATTAGATGATGGCTTTTTAACAGATAGTTTAGGTCGTAAAATAGACTTTAGAAACACTATTATTATAATGACATCTAATATTGGTGCACGTCAATTAAAAGATTTTGGACAAGGTGTTGGTTTTGGAACTTCTGCAAAAAAAGCACAAGCAGATGAACACCAGAAAAGTGTTATTGAAAATGCACTTAAAAAAGCATTTGCTCCTGAGTTTTTAAACAGAATTGATGACGTAATAGTATTTAACCCATTAGAAAGAGCAGATATCCATAAAATTATTGACATTGAGTTAAGCAAACTTTATGCAAGAATTAAAGATATAGGTTACAACTTAACATTATCAGAAAAAGCTAAAGACTATATTGCAGACAAAGGATTTGATAAGCAATATGGAGCAAGACCTTTAAAAAGAGCAATTCAAAAGTATATTGAAGATGCTTTAGCTGAAGAAATAGTAAACTCTAAGCTAGAAGAAGGTGACAGTATTTTTATGGATTTAAATGATGAAAAAAACGAACTTACCATAAAAATTAAGAAAGAAGGAAAAGCATCTGAAGCTTAA
- a CDS encoding bifunctional ADP-dependent NAD(P)H-hydrate dehydratase/NAD(P)H-hydrate epimerase, whose amino-acid sequence MKIFTGEQIYQADKFTIEKQQITSDELMERVAVQLFNWLHLRLQGAQPKIHLFCGIGNNGGDGLAVARHLQEHGYNIEVYIVNYNEKRTDEFLTNLKRLKDRNVWPNFLSKETELPTISREDIVVDAIFGIGLNRTPDDWVASLMTHINNSEAFVLAVDVPSGLFLDKVVENPNAIIHANHILTFQSPKLAFFLPQTGIYCNQWEIIDIGIDVEFLTVTETTYTLISKNEVLQSYMPREKFAHKGTYGHSLIIGGSYGKIGATILAAKGALNSGSGLVSAFLPQCGYIPMQSAMPEIMVQTDVNENTITDFHFNLEPTVIGVGPGLGKASETVEAFTKFLQNNKIPLVIDADALNIISENKDLLKLIPEDSVLTPHPKELERLIGVWDSDFDKLEKAKLFSLELKCVLVIKGAHTIVLYKGKGFINTSGNPGMATAGSGDVLTGVITGLIAQGYPKVLAAIFGVYLHGSAGDLAVEKLGYQSLTASSIANTIGGAFIELFKRPEVPQQQEQQQA is encoded by the coding sequence ATGAAGATTTTTACAGGAGAACAGATATACCAAGCTGATAAATTTACAATTGAAAAACAGCAAATTACAAGTGATGAGCTAATGGAGCGTGTAGCAGTACAATTGTTTAATTGGTTGCATTTACGTTTGCAAGGCGCACAACCAAAAATACATTTGTTTTGTGGTATAGGAAATAATGGAGGAGATGGTTTAGCTGTAGCGAGACATTTACAAGAGCATGGCTATAATATAGAAGTGTATATTGTAAATTATAATGAAAAACGTACTGATGAGTTCTTAACAAATTTGAAAAGGCTAAAGGATAGAAATGTTTGGCCTAATTTTTTGTCTAAAGAAACTGAGTTACCGACTATTAGTAGAGAAGATATTGTTGTAGATGCAATTTTTGGTATAGGACTAAATAGAACTCCAGATGATTGGGTGGCTAGTTTAATGACGCACATAAACAACTCTGAAGCTTTTGTGTTAGCTGTAGATGTCCCGTCTGGGTTGTTTTTAGATAAAGTTGTAGAAAATCCTAATGCTATAATACACGCTAACCATATACTTACATTTCAGTCTCCTAAGTTGGCGTTCTTTTTACCACAAACAGGTATTTATTGTAACCAATGGGAAATAATTGATATTGGAATAGATGTAGAATTTTTAACTGTTACAGAAACCACATATACTTTAATTAGTAAAAATGAAGTTTTACAGAGTTATATGCCCAGAGAAAAGTTTGCTCATAAAGGAACTTATGGTCATTCTTTAATAATAGGAGGAAGTTACGGTAAAATAGGGGCAACTATTTTAGCAGCTAAAGGAGCATTAAATTCTGGTAGTGGTTTAGTTTCTGCTTTTTTACCACAATGTGGATATATACCTATGCAGAGTGCTATGCCAGAGATTATGGTGCAAACAGATGTTAATGAAAATACTATAACAGATTTTCATTTTAATTTAGAACCTACCGTTATTGGTGTTGGACCTGGTTTAGGAAAAGCATCAGAAACAGTAGAAGCTTTTACAAAGTTTTTGCAAAATAATAAAATACCACTTGTAATAGATGCAGATGCGCTAAATATTATATCTGAAAATAAAGATTTGCTTAAGTTGATACCAGAAGATAGTGTGTTAACCCCACACCCTAAGGAGTTAGAACGTTTAATTGGTGTATGGGATAGTGATTTTGATAAACTAGAAAAAGCTAAACTATTTTCATTAGAATTAAAATGTGTTTTGGTTATAAAAGGGGCGCATACAATAGTTTTGTATAAGGGTAAAGGTTTTATTAATACATCTGGCAATCCGGGTATGGCAACTGCTGGCAGTGGAGATGTTCTTACAGGGGTAATTACTGGTTTAATAGCACAAGGATATCCAAAAGTATTGGCGGCAATTTTTGGCGTTTATTTACACGGTAGTGCAGGGGATTTAGCTGTAGAAAAATTAGGCTATCAATCTTTAACGGCTTCTTCTATTGCAAACACTATTGGAGGGGCATTTATAGAGTTGTTTAAAAGGCCTGAAGTTCCTCAGCAACAAGAACAACAGCAGGCATAA
- the thrA gene encoding bifunctional aspartate kinase/homoserine dehydrogenase I produces MKVLKFGGTSVANANNIELVKNIVKNSKNKTAVVVSAFGGVTDLLLNAAELASTHNKEYKNVFLKIEERHISTIKELIPVSNQSKVLSKVKSELNILETLLEGAFFIGEITPKLSDKIVSYGELLSSYIISEYFIAEGLNASYKDSRELLKTNTNYGKAAIYNFEETNSLIQNYFNNNNNQITVLGGFIASSIKGDSTTLGRGGSDYTAAIIAAAVDAKSLEIWTDVSGMYTANPKLVKQAKAIENISYQEAMELSHFGAKVLYPPTIQPVLSKGIPIAIKNTFNPDAIGTTITKNLDKNGKTVRGISHIENISLISLEGSGMVGIPGISKRFFEVLSLAQISIVLITQASSEHSICVAIDANDVALAEEAINNEFEYEISLKKIKPVLVENDLAIIALVGDSMKNHQGLSGKMFSTLGKNNVNIRVIAQGSSERNISAVIDKADVKKALNSLHEKFFEENIKQLNLFIMGVGNVGSKLLHQIKQQKKYLKENLKLNVRVIGISNSRTMFFDEDGISLKNWESLLSKGEKANKEQFFSKVNSLNYRNSIFVDNTASEVVSNTYADYLSNSISVVTCNKIACSSVYTNYSRLKYLAQKYNAPFLFETNVGAGLPIIDTLKHLIASGDKILKIQAVLSGSLNFVFNNFSNKTTFHDIVKQAQEEGYTEPDPKIDLSGIDVARKILILARESGYKLDIDEITNKSFLPEESLQTTNNNDFFASLIKFEPSFQEMYTEAANKDAKLKYVAQFEDGKASVGLQHIPKGHDFYNLEGSDNIVLFFTERYPNQPLIIKGAGAGADVTASGIFADIIRIGNF; encoded by the coding sequence ATGAAAGTATTAAAGTTCGGCGGAACTTCGGTTGCCAACGCCAACAACATAGAGTTAGTTAAAAATATAGTTAAAAACTCAAAAAATAAAACTGCAGTAGTTGTGTCTGCCTTTGGTGGCGTAACAGACCTGCTTTTAAATGCTGCAGAATTAGCTTCTACTCATAATAAAGAATACAAAAATGTATTTTTAAAAATTGAAGAAAGACATATTTCTACCATAAAAGAATTAATCCCAGTTTCTAACCAAAGTAAAGTACTTAGTAAGGTTAAAAGTGAATTAAACATTTTAGAAACACTTTTAGAAGGTGCTTTTTTTATTGGCGAAATAACACCTAAATTATCAGATAAAATTGTAAGCTATGGTGAGCTATTATCATCATACATTATTAGTGAATACTTTATTGCGGAAGGCCTAAACGCCAGCTACAAAGACAGTAGAGAACTACTTAAAACTAATACAAACTACGGTAAAGCTGCTATTTATAATTTTGAAGAAACAAACAGTTTAATTCAAAACTACTTTAACAATAACAACAACCAAATTACTGTTCTTGGTGGCTTTATAGCTTCTTCAATTAAAGGAGATTCTACTACACTAGGGCGTGGTGGATCTGACTATACAGCAGCAATTATTGCTGCTGCAGTAGATGCAAAAAGTTTAGAAATCTGGACAGACGTAAGTGGTATGTATACCGCTAACCCTAAACTAGTTAAACAAGCTAAAGCTATAGAAAACATCTCTTACCAGGAAGCTATGGAACTATCTCATTTTGGTGCAAAGGTTCTTTATCCTCCTACAATACAACCTGTATTAAGTAAAGGGATTCCTATTGCCATTAAAAATACTTTTAACCCAGATGCTATTGGCACTACAATCACTAAAAATTTAGATAAAAACGGCAAAACAGTACGTGGTATTAGCCATATAGAAAACATAAGTCTTATTTCTCTAGAGGGTTCAGGAATGGTAGGTATTCCTGGTATCTCTAAACGTTTTTTTGAAGTACTTTCTCTAGCTCAAATAAGCATTGTACTTATAACTCAGGCATCATCAGAACATTCTATTTGTGTTGCTATAGATGCAAATGATGTGGCTCTTGCAGAAGAAGCCATTAATAATGAATTTGAGTATGAAATTTCATTAAAAAAAATTAAACCTGTTTTAGTAGAAAATGATTTAGCCATTATTGCCTTGGTAGGAGACTCTATGAAAAATCACCAAGGTTTAAGTGGCAAAATGTTTAGTACACTTGGTAAAAACAATGTAAATATTAGAGTTATAGCACAAGGTTCATCAGAGCGCAATATATCTGCAGTTATAGACAAGGCTGATGTAAAAAAAGCATTAAACTCTCTTCATGAAAAATTCTTTGAAGAAAACATTAAGCAACTTAACCTATTTATTATGGGTGTTGGTAATGTTGGATCCAAATTACTTCACCAAATTAAACAACAAAAAAAGTATTTAAAAGAAAACCTTAAACTTAATGTTAGAGTAATTGGAATATCAAACTCTAGAACAATGTTTTTTGATGAAGACGGAATATCTCTTAAAAACTGGGAATCATTACTTTCTAAAGGAGAAAAAGCAAATAAAGAACAATTCTTTAGCAAAGTAAATAGCTTAAATTACAGAAATAGTATTTTTGTAGACAATACAGCTAGCGAGGTAGTTTCTAATACATATGCAGATTATTTAAGCAACAGTATTTCTGTTGTTACTTGCAACAAAATTGCGTGTTCATCTGTATACACAAATTACAGTAGACTAAAATATTTAGCTCAAAAATACAATGCTCCATTTTTATTTGAAACCAATGTAGGCGCAGGTTTACCTATAATAGACACCTTAAAGCACCTAATAGCTTCAGGAGATAAAATTTTAAAAATACAAGCCGTACTTTCTGGTAGCTTAAACTTTGTATTTAATAACTTTAGCAATAAAACCACATTTCATGACATTGTTAAACAAGCGCAAGAAGAAGGCTATACAGAACCAGACCCTAAAATAGATTTAAGCGGAATAGATGTAGCTCGTAAAATTTTAATTTTAGCTAGAGAAAGTGGTTACAAACTAGATATAGATGAAATCACAAACAAATCATTTTTACCTGAAGAAAGTTTACAAACAACAAATAATAATGACTTTTTTGCTTCACTAATAAAATTCGAACCTTCTTTTCAAGAAATGTATACAGAAGCAGCAAATAAAGATGCTAAACTAAAATATGTAGCGCAATTTGAAGACGGAAAAGCAAGCGTTGGTCTACAACATATCCCTAAAGGACATGATTTTTACAACCTTGAAGGAAGTGACAATATTGTATTATTTTTTACAGAAAGATACCCTAACCAACCATTAATTATAAAAGGTGCAGGTGCTGGCGCAGACGTAACTGCCTCTGGTATTTTTGCAGACATAATAAGAATAGGAAACTTTTAA